The Candidatus Methylomirabilota bacterium genomic sequence CGGCGACGGGCAGGGCCAGCCGGAAGACCTCGCGTCGGATCCCAGCTCTATCGATGTCTTTCTCCTGTTTCAAGGCGCGTATTCCTGATCTAGCATACTCGACCATTCGAAGAAAGCTGTCGGCTGTCAGCAGTCCGCTGTCAGCACGAGTTACAGAGGCCTGTAGCTGACCGCGGACCGCGGACCGCGGACCGCTGCGTGCGTCTATATCCCGCACCCCTAACCCTGTCAAGGTGAAAGGACGAATTGCCTACGATCTAAGCATTCCGTATTTGTACGCCAACAGTTTGCTTTTTTTTTGGGCGAATTCCGCCCTGGTTCACACCACCCCCAACTGTAATTTTCCCGCAATATCGATAAGTTATCACTTTTCTCCTCTACTGGCATGCGTGATGCTTTTGTAAATCGAACAATTTTCGTCCGACATGAGATGCGATTAATCATAAAAACCCTTTGGCATAGTTTCTGCTTGAGGTTCCCCGTAGCCTCCAGCGCGATGTGGCGACGGGGGGCGAGGCAAGGACGCCTCACATGGGGTGAGGTGTCCTTTTCTTTTTTCGAGGAAGGGAGGTTGTGCCGGTGAAGAAGGTGGAGTTCATCATCCGGCCTTTCAAGTTGGACGACGTCAAAGAGGCCCTGACCACGGCCGGCGTCCAGGGAATGACGGTGACGGAGGTGCGAGGATTTGGGCGCCAGCGGGGACGGACGGAGCTCTACCGGGGAACCGAATACACCATCACCTTTGTTCCCAAGGTCAAGATCGAGGTCCTGATTCTAGACGATCTCCTGGACCAGGCTATAAAGGTCGCCATGGAGGCGGCCAGGACCGGGAAGGTCGGCGATGGGAAGATCGCCGTCTGCGATCTCCCTCAGGTGATCCGTATCCGGACCGGAGAGATTGGGGAAGCCGCCCTATGAACGGGGTGGAGATCTTTCGCTTTTGCGGCGATTCAAAAAAGGAGGATGCGATGCGGCAGTGGAGAGGAAATCTGATCCTTGTCCTAATTGGTCTGCTGGCGGGGCTTTGTCTGTTCCCGGATTCCCTGCTGGCCCAGGAGACGGCCAAAGCCCCAGACGTCGTCCCCTTCACCAAGGAGCTGGCGGATACGCTCACCAACTCCAAGGTCGCCCTGGACACGATGTGGACCCTGGTGGCCGCCTTTCTCGTCATGTTCATGGCCGCGGGGTTCGCCCTGTTGGAGTCCGGATTTTGCCGGTCGAAAAACGCTGTCAATGTCCTGGCCAAGAATTTCGTGGTGTACGCCGTCACGGCCATCGGCTTTTTGGTTTTGGGATGGGGAATTATGTTTGGCGATGGGAACTGGTTTATGGGCCTGAAAGGACTCTGGTTTCTGGGAGGCCCGGACAACAGCCCAGCCACGGGAGGTGCGTATCAGGGGGTTTACAGTGCCATCAACTGGACCGGTATCCCTCTGGAGGCCAAGTTTCTCTTTCAGATGGTCTTCGCGGCGACCGCGGCCACGATTGTCTCGGGAGCGGTGGCCGAGCGGATCAGGTTCGGCGCCTTCTTTCTTTTCTCCGTTCTCATGGCCGCCGTCCTGTATCCGATCACCGGTCACTGGATCTGGGGAGGGGGCTGGCTGGCGGAGCGAGGGATGTGGGACTTTGCGGGCTCCACCGTGGTCCACTCGGTTGGCGGCTGGGCGGCGCTTGCCGGGGCCATCATGCTGGGGCCGCGGATTGGGAAGTATATGAAGGATGGCCGAATCAATCCCATCCCCGGCCACAGCCTCACCTCGGCGACTCTGGGCGTCTTTATCCTCTGGTTTGGGTGGTTCGGCTTTAACCCGGGCAGCACCATGGGTGCGGACTGGGGGCTCATTGGCCACATCGCGGCCACCACGAACACCGCCGCGGCAGCGGCCGTCATCAGCGCCACTTTCACCGCCTGGATCCTTCTAGGCAAGCCGGACCTTACGATGGCCCTGAACGGGGGTGTGGCTGGCCTGGTAGCTATTACGGCCCCCTGCGCTTTTGTCAGCCTCGGAAGTTCGCTGGCGATTGGCCTCGTGGCCGGCATCCTGGTGGTTCTCTCAGTTCTTGCCTTCGATCGCATTAAGG encodes the following:
- the amt gene encoding ammonium transporter; translated protein: MWTLVAAFLVMFMAAGFALLESGFCRSKNAVNVLAKNFVVYAVTAIGFLVLGWGIMFGDGNWFMGLKGLWFLGGPDNSPATGGAYQGVYSAINWTGIPLEAKFLFQMVFAATAATIVSGAVAERIRFGAFFLFSVLMAAVLYPITGHWIWGGGWLAERGMWDFAGSTVVHSVGGWAALAGAIMLGPRIGKYMKDGRINPIPGHSLTSATLGVFILWFGWFGFNPGSTMGADWGLIGHIAATTNTAAAAAVISATFTAWILLGKPDLTMALNGGVAGLVAITAPCAFVSLGSSLAIGLVAGILVVLSVLAFDRIKVDDPVGAISAHLTCGVWGTLAVGLFAQDKFSPGTTGDGLFFGGGSELFVAQLIGVLAVGAFIFPASMVGWSILKGLMGIRVSPEEEMEGLDLGEHGISAYPEFQTPLAEQMPGLATRTATAQAAMAPAREGSR
- a CDS encoding P-II family nitrogen regulator is translated as MKKVEFIIRPFKLDDVKEALTTAGVQGMTVTEVRGFGRQRGRTELYRGTEYTITFVPKVKIEVLILDDLLDQAIKVAMEAARTGKVGDGKIAVCDLPQVIRIRTGEIGEAAL